A genomic region of Raphanus sativus cultivar WK10039 chromosome 6, ASM80110v3, whole genome shotgun sequence contains the following coding sequences:
- the LOC108806669 gene encoding protein LAZ1 homolog 2, which yields MGQSETSTYRDLHFPALLVGGSFAAVAICLSLFLIIQHLRFYTNPSEQKWIVPVLFMVPVYATESIISLSNAKLSLPCDILRNCYEAFALYSFGSYLVACLGGERRVVELLDDESREPLLEGEENERKKKKKKNNNRQRQRNPLWKFLCEPYVLGPELFVIEKFGLVQYMILKTFCAFLAFLLELLGVYGDGEFKWYYGYPYIAVVLNFSQMWALFCLVQFYNVTHERLKEIKPLAKFISFKAIVFATWWQGFGIALLCYYGVLPKEGRFQNALQDFLICIEMAIAAVAHIFVFPVEPYHYIPVSECGKITGKKTEVKLDEGGDVVEKKETHVEASGTSIKESVQDIVMDGGQHVVKDVVLTINQAMGPVEKGVTKIQEKLLDSDGKEKEEAEVTVETSVEKKDQ from the exons ATGGGACAAAGCGAGACAAGTACGTACAGAGATCTACATTTTCCGGCTCTTCTCGTCGGAGGATCTTTTGCCGCCGTCGCAATATGTCTCTCCCTTTTCCTTATCATCCAGCACCTCCGTTTCTACACCAATCCCTCT GAGCAAAAATGGATTGTTCCTGTTTTGTTTATGGTCCCTGTTTACGCCACTGAATCT ATAATATCCTTGTCCAATGCAAAACTCTCACTGCCTTGTGACATTTTGAGAAACTGTTATGAGGCTTTCGCTTTGTACTCCTTTGGAAGCTACCTGGTCGCTTGTCTAG GTGGTGAGAGAAGAGTTGTTGAATTGCTCGACGATGAATCAAGAGAACCATTACtagaaggagaagaaaacgagaggaagaaaaagaagaagaagaataataatAGGCAGAGGCAGAGGAACCCATTATGGAAGTTCTTGTGTGAACCATATGTCTTGGGACCAGAGCTCTTTGTGATAGAGAAGTTCGGTCTTGTCCAGTAT atgATCCTCAAAACCTTTTGCGCATTCTTGGCATTCTTGTTGGAGCTTCTCGGTGTTTATGGTGATGGTGAATTCAAATGGTATTACGG atATCCATACATAGCGGTGGTGCTAAACTTCAGCCAGATGTGGGCTCTGTTCTGCCTAGTTCAGTTCTACAACGTGACTCACGAACGTCTTAAAGAAATCAAACCCTTGGCCAAGTTCATCAGCTTCAAGGCCATCGTCTTTGCCACCTGGTGGCAAGGCTTCGGCATCGCGCTGCTCTGCTACTACGGCGTGCTTCCAAAAGAAGGAAGGTTCCAGAACGCATTGCAGGACTTTCTCATCTGCATCGAGATGGCCATAGCCGCCGTGGCGCATATCTTTGTTTTCCCGGTTGAGCCTTACCACTACATCCCGGTATCAGAGTGCGGTAAAATCACGGGGAAGAAGACTGAAGTGAAGCTAGACGAAGGTGGTGATGTTGTCGAGAAGAAGGAGACTCATGTCGAAGCATCGGGAACAAGCATCAAGGAGAGCGTGCAGGATATAGTTATGGACGGTGGTCAACATGTGGTGAAGGATGTGGTTCTTACGATAAACCAAGCGATGGGACCGGTTGAGAAAGGTGTGACGAAGATACAGGAGAAGCTTTTGGATTCGGAtggtaaagaaaaagaagaagcagaagtgACCGTTGAGACTTCTGTGGAGAAAAAAGATCAATGA
- the LOC108806670 gene encoding CBBY-like protein, with amino-acid sequence MATVKLSLSSPSPSSIQSKLSAASFIPNAARAFNATPSAKSRFIGKCLRSSPMTIHRGSRSVEITCSASSSPAATLPSALLFDCDGVLVDTEKDGHRISFNDTFKERGLGVTWDVDLYGELLKIGGGKERMTAYFNMVGWPEKAPKDEAERKAFIAGLHKQKTELFMVLIEKKLLPLRPGVAKLVDQALTNGVKVAVCSTSNEKAVSAIVSCLLGPERAENIKIFAGDVVPKKKPDPAIYNLAAETLGVDPSKCVVVEDSAIGLAAAKAAGMTCIVTKSGYTADEDFVNADAVFDCIGDPPEERFNLSFCGSLLQKQFVS; translated from the exons ATGGCGACTGTGAAACTCTCTCTGTCTTCACCTTCTCCCTCTTCGATTCAGTCAAAGTTATCTGCGGCGTCTTTCATCCCCAATGCAGCGCGTGCGTTTAATGCGACACCGTCGGCAAAGTCGCGGTTCATTGGTAAATGCTTGAGATCAAGCCCGATGACAATACACAGAGGATCTCGCTCCGTAGAAATCACTTGTTCTGCTTCATCTTCTCCTGCTGCTACTCTTCCCTCAGCTCTTCTCTTCGATTGCGATGGCGTGCTTGTTGATACGGAGAAGGACGGTCACAGGATCTCCTTCAACGACACTTTCAAAGAG agaGGTTTGGGTGTTACCTGGGATGTCGATTTGTACGGAGAACTACTGAAAATAGGTGGCGGGAAAGAAAG aaTGACAGCGTATTTTAATATGGTGGGTTGGCCTGAGAAAGCTCCCAAGGATGAGGCAGAGAGGAAAGCGTTCATAGCTGGGCTTCACAAGCAGAAGACTGAGCTTTTCATGGTTCTCATCGAGAAAAAGCTGCTTCCTCTTCGTCCCGGTGTTGCCAA attggttgatcaagctttaACGAATGGAGTAAAGGTTGCTGTGTGCAGCACTTCAAATGAGAAGGCG GTTTCTGCTATAGTTTCATGCTTGCTTGGACCAGAACGAGCAGAGAATATCAAGATATTCGCTGGAGATGTAGTTCCTAAAAAGAAACCTGACCCG GCCATCTACAACTTAGCTGCTGAAACCCTTGGAGTGGATCCCTCAAA ATGTGTTGTGGTTGAAGATAGCGCTATTGGACTAGCAGCTGCAAAAGCTGCGGGTATGACTTGTATAGTAACAAAGAGTGG ATACACAGCAGATGAAGATTTTGTGAACGCAGACGCGGTTTTCGACTGCATTGGAGACCCTCCAGAAGAGAGATTTAATCTATCATTCTGTGGAAGCCTTCTCCAAAAACAGTTCGTTAGCTAA
- the LOC108812878 gene encoding uncharacterized protein LOC108812878, translating to MRKERMSGEETDRKNISAVTARSHTRHTQGGSSFDYLKTILLVLFVGALAWVYQSIQPPQPKTVGSPGGAAVTAPRIKLRDGRHLAYKEHGVHRDEAKFKIIYIHGFDSSMLDSPFPYFLSPALVEQLRIYTVSFDRPGYGESDPDPYRSPRSIALDIEELADGLGLGPNFYVFGLSMGGEITWACLKYIPHRLAGAALVAPAINYWWRNLPGDITREVFSLMYPADQWSLRVAHYAPWLTYWWNTQKWFPISNVIAGNPIIFSRQDMEVLSKLGFISSNRAYTRQQGEYESLHRDLNVGFSSWEFDPLDLRDPFPNKNGSVHLWHGDEDRFVPVKLQSYIASKLPWIHYHEISGSGHLLPLVEGVTDKIIKSLLVGE from the exons atgagaaaagagagaatgTCTGGAGAAGAAACAGATAGGAAGAATATATCTGCAGTTACTGCAAGATCTCACACAAGACACACTCAAGGAGGATCTTCTTTTG ACTACTTGAAGACGATTCTCTTGGTGTTGTTCGTCGGAGCCTTGGCATGGGTTTATCAGTCAATCCAACCACCCCAGCCAAAAACCGTCGGCTCTCCCGGCGGAGCCGCCGTGACAGCACCGAGGATCAAACTGAGAGACGGAAGACATTTGGCGTACAAGGAGCACGGAGTTCATAGAGACGAAGCCAAGTTCAAAATCATATACATCCACGGCTTCGATTCTAGTATGCTCGACTCGCCTTTCCCCTATTTCTTATCGCCG GCTCTTGTAGAGCAGTTGAGGATATACACTGTGTCTTTCGACCGTCCTGGTTATGGAGAGAGTGATCCTGACCCGTACCGATCACCGAGAAGCATAGCATTGGATATAGAAGAGCTGGCTGATGGGTTAGGACTAGGACCTAACTTCTATGTCTTTGGTCTCTCCATGGGTGGTGAAATCACTTGGGCATGTCTTAAGTACATTCCTCACAG GTTAGCAGGAGCAGCGCTTGTAGCACCAGCGATTAACTACTGGTGGAGGAACTTACCAGGAGACATAACAAGAGAAGTTTTCTCTCTTATGTATCCTGCAGATCAATGGTCACTTCGCGTAGCTCACTATGCTCCTTGGCTTACGTATTGGTGGAACACTCAGAAATGGTTCCCGATCTCCAATGTGATCGCTGGAAACCCCATCATTTTCTCCCGTCAGGACATGGAGGTCTTGTCTAAGCTCGGATTCATCAGTTCAAATCGG gCATACACAAGACAACAAGGTGAATACGAAAGCCTACACCGAGATTTGAATGTTGGATTTTCAAGCTGGGAgttcgatcctttagaccttcgagATCCGTTCCCGAACAAGAATGGCTCGGTTCACTTATGGCATGGTGATGAGGACAGGTTTGTGCCAGTGAAGCTTCAGAGTTATATAGCATCAAAGCTTCCATGGATTCATTACCATGAAATCTCAGGATCCGGACATTTGTTACCTCTTGTGGAAGGTGTGACTGATAAGATCATCAAGTCTCTTTTGGTTGGGGAGTAA
- the LOC108812877 gene encoding probable Ufm1-specific protease, translating into MAPPPSCETATVRVLCPKQLLLSGNQPGSLQWLIGSPFFPPFTVVSTFRCIHHSPDLLQESDDLRKLLPKGFEVIGGVIVGDSDAVKSALEAVRAARRLRKSISEGGELDDEKIVGASVDAGTGSIHFFISRTEKLAKLEPVGSVDYEEDKSGKYLWENGCLLHCELPIKLPFYFPASSPSEAKKMFSEAVDGVITQFKEPCVVYVAETLKKASGDVPKPVVLRGKDFGFGADASNINRLPGSEDKVSDIKMLSCSHLCLNSKNAAVVNSAENADKIQISVMLNRSEKSLSIGAPVAEYFPAMEEARLIVVDLNLDVLTYAPKELPLMHAVSNLVIPALVDQLYSLKKIILPHLLMEHPQLRIYHFNPPGVLHPVTTIYELNYGETEMKQVDVRKSLHTRLGLPLDRPLLRSANALDLSVNDDSRSNIKKRGSIQLKDVHIGIPSSGVSEGVASLIQGSYEYYHYLQDSFDDSGWGCAYRSLQTIISWFRLQHYTSISVPSHREIQQTLVEIGDKDPSFVGSREWIGAIELSFVLDKLLGVSCKIMNFRSGSELPEKCRELALHFETQGTPIMIGGGVLAYTLLGVDYDEGSGDCAFLILDPHYTGGEDHKKIVNGGWCGWKKAVDSKGKSFFLHNKFYNLLLPQRPNMV; encoded by the exons atggctcctcctccTTCGTGCGAGACAGCGACCGTACGAGTCCTTTGCCCAAAGCAGCTGCTTCTCTCTGGGAACCAACCAGGATCTCTCCAATGGCTCATTGGCTCCCCATTTTTCCCGCCTTTCACCGTCGTCTCCACCTTCCGATGCATCCACCACTCTCCTGATCTCCTTCAAGAATCTG ATGATCTCAGGAAGCTGTTGCCGAAAGGTTTTGAGGTGATTGGAGGTGTGATAGTTGGGGACTCTGACGCCGTGAAAAGCGCGCTTGAGGCGGTCAGAGCAGCTCGTAGGTTGCGTAAGAGTATATCTGAAGGTGGGGAGTTAGATGACGAGAAGATAGTTGGAGCTAGCGTCGACGCAGGAACCGGCAGCATTCACTTCTTCATCTCTAGAACCGAGAAGTTAGCAAAGCTAGAGCCTGTTGGTTCCGTTGACTATGAGGAGGATAAGTCTGGAAAGTATCTGTGGGAGAATGGTTGCTTGCTTCACTGTGAGCTTCCCATCAAGTTGCCTTTTTATTTCCCCGCAAGCTCTCCCTCTG AAGCGAAGAAGATGTTTTCGGAAGCTGTTGATGGAGTTATCACTCAGTTTAAAGAACCATGTGTTGTGTACGTAGCCGAGACCTTAAAGAAAGCTTCTGGAGATGTTCCGAAGCCAGTTGTTCTCCGCGGTAAAGATTTTGGTTTTGGTGCTGATGCGTCTAACATTAACCGTCTTCCTGGTTCTGAGGACAAAGTATCCGACATTAAGATGTTATCATGTTCACATTTGTGTCTGAATAGCAAAAATGCTGCAGTAGTAAATTCAGCAGAG AATGCAGATAAGATCCAAATCTCTGTTATGCTTAATAGATCTGAAAAATCCCTATCCATTGGTGCCCCTGTTGCAGAATATTTTCCTG cTATGGAAGAAGCAAGGCTCATTGTTGTTGATTTAAATCTTGATGTACTTACTTATGCACCCAAGGAACTACCACTCATGCACGCAGTCTCAAATTTAGTTATCCCTGCTCTGGTTGATCAGCTTTACTCACTGAAGAAGATTATCTTACCACACCTCTTGATGGAACATCCTCAG TTGCGTATATATCACTTCAATCCACCTGGAGTGTTACATCCAGTAACCACTATATACGAGCTTAACTATGGAGAGACTGAAATGAAGCAAG TCGATGTTAGGAAATCTCTACACACGAGGCTTGGTCTGCCACTTGACCGTCCGCTTCTAAGATCTGCTAATGCCTTGGATTTGTCTGTGAATGATGACTCAAGGAGTAACATAAAGAAAAGAG GTTCCATCCAGCTCAAAGATGTGCATATCGGAATCCCTAGCAGCGGTG TGTCGGAGGGTGTGGCATCTCTTATCCAAGGTTCTTATGAGTATTATCATTACCTTCAGGATAGCTTTGATGACTCG GGATGGGGTTGTGCTTACCGATCATTGCAAACTATCATCTCATGGTTCAGACTTCAACACTATACATCCATTTCTGTACCTTCACATAG GGAAATACAGCAGACACTGGTGGAGATAGGTGATAAGGATCCTTCGTTTGTAGGATCCCGCGAGTGGATTGGTGCCATAGAGCTGAGTTTCGTGTTGGACAAGCTTCTTGGT GTAAGTTGCAAAATCATGAACTTCAGATCTGGATCCGAGCTCCCTGAGAAATGCCGTGAGTTAGCTCTCCACTTTGAGACCCAAGGAACTCCAATAATGATCG gaGGTGGTGTTCTTGCGTACACACTTTTGGGAGTGGATTACGATGAAGGAAGCGGAGATTGTGCGTTCTTGATCTTGGATCCACATTATACAGGTGGTGAGGATCACAAGAAGATAGTAAATGGTGGATGGTGTGGGTGGAAAAAAGCAGTTGATAGCAAAGGGAAGAGCTTTTTCTTGCATAATAAGTTTtacaatcttcttcttcctcagcgTCCTAACATGGTTTGA